One stretch of Flavobacterium sp. 9 DNA includes these proteins:
- a CDS encoding DEAD/DEAH box helicase has product MSQNTLEIEREEKKELYAYQKGDIDAIFERLDNAPSKHHLLYQLPTGGGKTVIFSEIVRRYLANNDKKVVVLTHRIELCKQTSKMLKGFGVSNKIINSKVKELPDQNDFSCFVAMVETLKNRINDEKLHLDNIGLVIIDEAHYNSFRKLLNSFKNAFILGVTATPLSSNIKLPMHQSYDELIVGDTISSLIDKGFLARATTYSYDVGLTSLKVGINGDYTVKSSDDLYTNTIMQEKLLHAYTERSLGKKTLIFNNGIHTSLYVYETFREAGYDIRHLDNTSSSEERKDILQWFKKTPDAILTSVGILTTGFDEPTVETIILNRATKSLTLYYQMIGRGSRKLPGKDEFTVIDLGNNAARFGLWSEPVNWQHIFKSPEFYLENLRDDTEIELYFKYSMPPELRAKFSKTADVTFDVDEEHKLIIKQNLRSKVVLDKSLEQHAAMCVDNTETLQEAKSLGKELDDDIECRIKRYAKCLSQCSKNYREWLVDDYKLKLVLLIGKKYREKIMNEPDE; this is encoded by the coding sequence ATGTCTCAAAACACTTTAGAAATAGAAAGAGAAGAGAAAAAAGAACTTTATGCATACCAAAAAGGCGATATTGACGCCATTTTTGAACGTTTAGACAATGCTCCTTCGAAACATCATTTATTATACCAATTGCCTACAGGTGGCGGAAAAACAGTGATTTTTTCCGAAATCGTGCGTCGTTATTTAGCTAATAATGATAAAAAAGTGGTTGTTTTAACACACCGTATCGAGCTTTGTAAACAAACCTCAAAAATGTTAAAAGGTTTTGGCGTTTCTAATAAAATTATCAATAGTAAAGTAAAAGAATTACCGGATCAAAACGACTTTTCTTGTTTTGTGGCGATGGTAGAAACTTTGAAAAACCGTATCAACGACGAGAAATTACATCTTGACAACATTGGTTTGGTTATTATTGATGAGGCACATTACAATTCATTCAGAAAATTATTAAACTCATTCAAAAACGCTTTTATTCTTGGAGTAACAGCAACACCTTTGAGTTCGAATATAAAATTACCAATGCACCAGAGTTACGATGAACTTATTGTGGGAGACACCATTAGTTCATTGATTGACAAAGGTTTCCTTGCTCGTGCTACAACTTATAGTTATGATGTGGGATTGACATCTCTAAAAGTTGGTATCAATGGAGATTACACCGTAAAATCATCAGATGATTTATATACGAATACCATCATGCAGGAAAAACTTTTGCATGCGTATACAGAACGTTCATTAGGTAAGAAAACGTTGATTTTCAACAACGGTATTCATACTTCATTATATGTATATGAGACGTTTAGAGAAGCCGGTTACGACATTAGACACCTTGACAATACAAGTAGTTCTGAAGAACGTAAAGACATCTTACAATGGTTTAAAAAGACTCCGGATGCAATTTTGACTTCGGTAGGAATCTTAACAACTGGTTTTGATGAACCTACAGTTGAAACAATTATCCTGAACAGAGCAACAAAATCATTAACTTTATACTACCAAATGATTGGTCGTGGATCTCGTAAATTACCTGGTAAAGATGAGTTTACGGTGATCGATTTAGGAAATAATGCAGCACGTTTTGGTCTGTGGAGCGAGCCTGTAAATTGGCAGCACATTTTTAAATCACCTGAGTTTTATTTGGAGAACTTACGTGATGATACCGAAATTGAGTTGTATTTTAAATACAGCATGCCGCCTGAATTAAGAGCAAAATTCAGCAAAACTGCAGATGTAACTTTTGATGTTGATGAAGAACACAAATTAATCATCAAACAAAATTTACGTTCTAAAGTTGTATTAGACAAATCATTAGAACAACACGCAGCAATGTGTGTCGACAATACAGAAACATTACAAGAAGCAAAATCATTAGGAAAAGAGCTTGATGACGATATCGAATGCCGTATCAAACGTTATGCAAAATGTTTGAGTCAATGTAGTAAAAACTACCGCGAATGGCTGGTTGACGATTACAAACTAAAACTAGTTTTGTTAATTGGTAAAAAGTATCGTGAAAAAATCATGAACGAACCGGACGAATAG
- a CDS encoding DEAD/DEAH box helicase, which translates to MSKQFSSLGISAPILKALSELNIVEPTEIQQKTIPLLLSESHDVVGLAKTGTGKTAAFGLPLLQLINTKSSVVQAVILVPTRELGQQIFRNLEDFGKHIPNISIASTCGGIPIKPQIERLTQPTHIVVATPGRLIDLIQRKAIDLKQAEYLVLDEADEMVSILKESLDEIVAELPKKHRTLLFSATLPGIIKQLIQNYLNKNVVQVSANMETVGNQGIDHEYIVVDPIEKLDVLMYFLNSKDGERGIIFCKTKAAVNKLAKNLAINRFSSGALHGSLSQGIRDRIMEQFREGHINILVATDLAARGIDVKEISYVVNYHLPDTYETYVHRSGRTARAGAKGLSLTVLQEEEVVEIPEFEKELGIKFTKFQKPSVVSLEENNTLLWAKQIFKTKPNHDISADLKTKVKTVFHHLTKDELIEKLMANYVLQNKVEVTEKPVKKFKK; encoded by the coding sequence ATGTCTAAACAATTCTCATCATTAGGAATTTCAGCACCAATTTTAAAAGCTTTAAGCGAATTGAATATTGTTGAACCAACAGAAATTCAGCAAAAAACAATTCCGTTACTTTTATCTGAAAGTCATGATGTTGTAGGTTTAGCCAAAACCGGAACCGGTAAAACTGCCGCTTTCGGATTGCCATTATTGCAATTAATCAATACAAAATCTTCTGTTGTTCAAGCCGTTATTTTGGTTCCAACCAGAGAACTTGGACAGCAAATATTCAGAAATTTAGAGGATTTTGGAAAACATATTCCAAATATCTCTATAGCTTCAACTTGTGGTGGAATCCCCATTAAGCCACAAATTGAACGCCTTACACAACCAACACATATTGTTGTTGCAACTCCGGGACGTTTGATCGATTTGATTCAGCGTAAAGCAATTGACTTAAAACAAGCTGAATATTTAGTTTTAGACGAAGCAGATGAAATGGTTTCAATTCTAAAGGAAAGCTTGGACGAAATCGTAGCCGAACTTCCTAAAAAACACCGCACTTTATTGTTCTCTGCAACTTTACCGGGAATAATTAAACAATTGATTCAGAATTACTTAAACAAAAATGTAGTTCAGGTTAGCGCAAACATGGAAACTGTTGGTAACCAAGGAATTGATCACGAATATATTGTTGTTGATCCAATCGAAAAATTGGATGTTTTAATGTATTTTTTAAATTCAAAAGATGGCGAACGCGGAATCATTTTCTGTAAAACTAAAGCTGCAGTAAATAAACTGGCTAAAAACTTAGCCATAAACCGTTTTTCTTCAGGCGCGCTTCACGGTAGTTTATCACAAGGAATTAGAGACAGAATAATGGAGCAATTCCGTGAAGGACACATTAATATTTTGGTTGCTACAGATTTAGCTGCGAGAGGAATCGACGTAAAAGAAATTTCATATGTTGTAAATTATCATTTACCGGATACTTATGAAACTTACGTTCACAGAAGCGGAAGAACTGCGAGAGCAGGAGCAAAAGGACTTTCTTTAACGGTTTTGCAAGAGGAAGAAGTGGTTGAAATTCCGGAATTTGAAAAAGAATTAGGGATAAAATTTACTAAATTCCAAAAACCTTCAGTTGTAAGTTTAGAAGAAAACAATACGCTTTTATGGGCGAAACAAATCTTTAAAACGAAGCCAAATCACGATATTTCAGCAGATTTAAAAACAAAGGTAAAAACAGTTTTTCACCATCTTACAAAGGATGAATTAATTGAAAAATTGATGGCAAATTACGTTTTACAAAACAAAGTTGAAGTAACTGAAAAACCTGTTAAAAAATTCAAAAAGTAA
- a CDS encoding mechanosensitive ion channel family protein has translation MPNLLNKIFNFLYPLFRDWGMSRNFASYVSLVFNIAIMIVLAYAIYYMAKFVLVTLTAIFAQKTKTKFDDYLIHNKTTKYTAYLIPFFFIYKAVPIILDKYEYWETLFGKIVGIYIVLISLWIIRTIFNALRDYLKQKPEYSDKPIDSFVQVIMIVLWIFGVAMIISTLFGIKQGELLTILGTLSAIIILIFRDTILGFVSSVQVAINDMVRIGDWITMDKFGADGDVIEINLTTVKVRNFDNTITTIPTYALSSDSFQNWRGMQKSAGRRIKRHVLIKSSSIRFLTDEDLEQMKKVQLLSNYIETRQSEIVKYNDIRGVDKTLALNGRNMTNLGLFRKYIIQYLITHPGLNKEMHMMCRQLQSTAHGVPLEIYAFSSDKRWANYEYIMADIFDHVMASVEYFDLEIFELPSKIGHLD, from the coding sequence ATGCCTAATCTTTTGAATAAAATATTCAACTTTTTATACCCTCTTTTTAGAGACTGGGGAATGAGCCGCAATTTTGCGTCTTATGTCAGCCTTGTCTTTAATATTGCTATAATGATCGTTTTGGCTTATGCCATTTATTATATGGCAAAATTTGTTTTGGTAACCTTAACGGCAATTTTTGCACAAAAGACCAAAACAAAATTTGACGATTATTTAATTCACAATAAAACCACAAAATACACCGCGTATTTAATTCCGTTTTTCTTTATTTATAAAGCCGTTCCAATTATTTTGGACAAATATGAATATTGGGAAACGCTTTTTGGAAAAATCGTAGGTATTTATATCGTTTTAATCAGTTTATGGATTATTAGAACGATTTTTAATGCCTTACGCGATTATCTAAAACAAAAACCGGAATACAGCGATAAACCGATCGATAGTTTCGTTCAGGTTATTATGATTGTACTTTGGATTTTTGGTGTTGCCATGATTATTTCGACTTTATTCGGAATCAAACAAGGCGAATTGTTGACGATTTTAGGGACACTTTCGGCAATTATTATCTTGATATTCAGAGATACTATTCTAGGATTTGTATCCAGTGTTCAGGTGGCCATAAACGATATGGTTCGTATTGGTGACTGGATTACGATGGATAAATTTGGTGCTGATGGTGACGTAATTGAAATTAATCTTACAACGGTTAAAGTTCGAAATTTCGACAACACGATTACTACAATTCCAACTTATGCTTTAAGTTCAGACTCGTTCCAGAACTGGCGTGGAATGCAAAAATCTGCCGGAAGACGTATTAAAAGACACGTTTTGATTAAAAGCAGCAGTATTCGTTTCTTAACGGATGAAGATTTGGAACAAATGAAAAAAGTACAACTTCTAAGCAATTACATCGAAACAAGACAATCCGAAATTGTAAAATACAACGATATTCGTGGCGTAGACAAAACTTTGGCGCTTAATGGCCGAAATATGACTAATCTGGGATTATTTAGAAAATATATTATTCAATATTTAATCACACATCCTGGTTTAAATAAAGAAATGCATATGATGTGTCGTCAGTTACAATCGACTGCACACGGAGTTCCGTTAGAAATTTATGCTTTTTCAAGTGATAAACGCTGGGCAAACTACGAATATATAATGGCCGATATTTTTGACCACGTTATGGCTTCTGTAGAATATTTTGACCTCGAAATCTTCGAATTACCATCGAAAATTGGGCATTTAGATTAG
- a CDS encoding GNAT family N-acetyltransferase: METIEIKRITIQEIDQLKEIGRKTFQETFSESNDEENMKKYLDEKFSSDKLTEELKNTNSEFYFATLENNVIGYLKVNFGESQTELQDAKALEIERIYVSKEFHGKKVGQILYEKAIQIAKTKNVDYVWLGVWEENHRALSFYKKNDFVEFDKHIFKLGNDEQTDIMMKLKLIN, encoded by the coding sequence ATGGAAACTATTGAAATAAAAAGAATAACAATACAGGAGATTGATCAATTGAAAGAAATTGGCCGAAAAACTTTTCAGGAAACATTTTCAGAATCAAATGATGAAGAAAATATGAAAAAGTATCTTGACGAAAAGTTCTCCAGCGACAAATTAACCGAAGAACTTAAAAATACCAATTCTGAATTTTATTTTGCAACACTTGAGAATAATGTTATTGGTTATTTAAAAGTAAATTTTGGCGAATCTCAAACCGAATTGCAAGATGCCAAGGCTTTGGAAATAGAGAGAATCTACGTTTCGAAAGAATTTCATGGTAAAAAAGTCGGACAAATACTTTACGAAAAAGCGATACAAATAGCCAAAACCAAGAATGTTGACTATGTTTGGTTAGGTGTCTGGGAAGAAAATCATCGAGCTTTAAGTTTTTATAAAAAGAATGATTTTGTCGAATTTGATAAACACATTTTTAAACTTGGAAACGATGAACAGACTGATATTATGATGAAACTCAAACTTATAAATTAA
- a CDS encoding acyl-CoA thioesterase: protein MRFHTRKWVKPEDLNPNGTLFGGKLLAWIDEELALYTIIQLENTRVVTKYMSEINFKSSARQGDIVEIGIDVVKFGNTSLVLTCAVRNMMTREIIITIDQTTMVNLDENGKPKAHGKTQIEFVKDRL from the coding sequence ATGCGATTTCATACCAGAAAATGGGTTAAACCCGAAGATTTAAATCCAAACGGAACTTTATTTGGCGGAAAATTATTGGCCTGGATCGACGAAGAACTGGCATTGTACACGATAATTCAGTTAGAAAACACCAGAGTTGTAACTAAATACATGTCTGAAATTAATTTTAAGAGTTCGGCCAGACAAGGTGATATTGTCGAAATTGGAATTGATGTTGTGAAATTCGGAAATACTTCTTTGGTTTTAACTTGTGCCGTTCGAAATATGATGACTCGCGAAATCATTATTACAATCGATCAAACGACAATGGTAAATCTTGACGAAAACGGAAAACCAAAAGCGCATGGAAAAACCCAAATCGAATTCGTAAAAGATCGTTTATAA
- a CDS encoding DUF3817 domain-containing protein: protein MLKIFKVTAILEGISYLVLFTNMLFIKTNNPELYHTLLRPLGMTHGVLFIGYVLLAFLLRKPQNWDLKTFAIIQIASLIPFGTFYIEKKYLENNA from the coding sequence ATGCTCAAGATTTTCAAAGTTACTGCAATTTTAGAGGGAATCTCTTATTTAGTGTTATTTACCAATATGCTTTTCATTAAAACCAACAATCCTGAACTTTACCATACCTTATTACGTCCGTTAGGAATGACGCACGGCGTTCTATTTATAGGATATGTTTTGTTGGCATTTTTACTTAGAAAGCCACAAAACTGGGATTTAAAAACTTTCGCAATTATTCAAATAGCTTCTCTTATTCCTTTTGGAACTTTTTATATCGAGAAAAAATATTTAGAAAATAATGCCTAA
- a CDS encoding glyoxalase, whose protein sequence is MEDRDAFLREFRGETLGTVSAQSSPDELFQNQTIRPILKLQNDLFIAVFINYVNKNKADFYSYTVEKKLQVIENSIQKDIKFRNSLKGIVMALFTIEEYETYIQNSSSLNKRMMNLLIERLKSQVQLFELESNSN, encoded by the coding sequence ATGGAAGATAGAGATGCTTTTTTAAGAGAATTCAGAGGCGAAACTTTAGGAACTGTAAGCGCTCAATCTTCACCAGATGAGTTGTTTCAAAATCAGACGATTAGACCAATTTTAAAACTTCAAAATGATTTGTTTATTGCGGTTTTTATAAATTATGTAAATAAAAACAAGGCCGATTTCTATTCTTATACAGTTGAGAAAAAACTTCAGGTTATCGAAAATTCTATTCAAAAAGACATTAAGTTCAGAAATTCTCTTAAAGGAATTGTCATGGCACTTTTTACCATTGAAGAATATGAAACTTATATTCAAAACTCGTCAAGCTTAAACAAAAGAATGATGAATTTATTAATTGAACGATTAAAAAGTCAGGTTCAATTGTTTGAATTAGAGTCTAATTCGAATTAG
- a CDS encoding DUF6155 family protein: protein MSKRDLKKYLNELSKEQLEEQIIQLYEKFSPVKVYYDFVFNPKEDKLLQECKVKISQEYFPIKKPNSKRRPKAKMRRSVAQKYIKHFILLGVDPFVIADIMLYNIEIAQTYSSQNFIKQELFYKSIFNSFEQAVNFSISNGILSDFRERIIAIEKETIQQKWKNKYDFEAILDKID from the coding sequence ATGAGTAAACGCGATTTAAAAAAATATTTGAACGAATTGAGCAAAGAACAACTCGAAGAACAAATAATTCAGTTGTATGAAAAGTTTAGTCCTGTAAAAGTCTATTATGATTTTGTTTTCAATCCAAAAGAAGACAAATTGCTGCAGGAATGCAAAGTCAAAATCTCGCAGGAATATTTTCCAATTAAAAAGCCCAATTCAAAACGACGTCCGAAAGCCAAAATGCGTCGTTCTGTAGCTCAGAAATACATAAAACATTTCATTTTATTGGGTGTTGATCCTTTTGTAATTGCTGATATTATGCTTTACAACATCGAAATTGCTCAAACTTATTCGTCGCAAAATTTTATAAAGCAGGAATTATTTTACAAGAGTATATTTAACTCATTTGAACAAGCCGTAAATTTTTCGATTTCAAACGGAATTTTATCTGATTTCAGAGAAAGAATTATTGCAATCGAAAAAGAAACTATTCAACAAAAATGGAAAAATAAGTACGATTTTGAAGCAATCTTAGACAAAATCGACTAA